Within the Telopea speciosissima isolate NSW1024214 ecotype Mountain lineage chromosome 4, Tspe_v1, whole genome shotgun sequence genome, the region TTATCAATCCAAAAACCAACATCCCCCCTTCCTACCATCCATTGGGAATTCTTGAGGATCAGCTCCTTGAACTTAAGCGTCCTACGCTATGAAGTCGACCCCAAAACAGGGGGGCTTCCAACGCCACATGTAGATTCTTAAAAAATTTGGTTTTAAAGAATCTAGCCCATAGCGTGGGCTCCAGAGAGAGAATTCACCACAGACCCTTCATTCTAAGAGCAGCTCTAGTATCTTCCAAACGCCTAATACCAAGTCCCCCTTCTGCAATTGGGCGAAAAACCTTTACCCAACTGATCCAATGATGCCGATTACCCCACTGCGACTCACCCCACAAGAAATTGGCACACGTGCTATTAAATCACCGCATAATGGTTCTGGGGACACCCACCGTAGCCATGATGTGTATAGGCATCGAAGAGAGCACATGCCTGAGAaggatcagtcttctccccGAGGACAACAATTTTCCTTTCCATCCTGCCACCTTCCTACGAACCTTAGACAAAAAGTCCTCAAAAAAATTCACCCGCAACCGGCCGGCATAAATGGGAGCTCTTAGGTAAGTAAGAGGTAACCTCTGTCTGGGGAACCCTGTGATTGCCTCAATCATGTGGCACCTTCTGCCAGGAGCCCTACTACTCACCACGAAACAACTTTTACCCTTGTTCACCAACTGGCCAGAGGACCCCTCATATCTATCAATGAAGCCAATGATCTGCTGCAGTGAATTCTTAAAACCCTGCGTAAAGATGATGGTGTCGTTGGAGAAAAGGCTATGCGAGACTCCTGGGCATCCTCTAGGCACCTTAAAAAATTCCACTCTTCCTTCATAAAACAGCGATCTCAGACCCCTACTCAACTCTTCTTCTGTAAGAATGAAAAGGGCGGGAGAAAGTGGATCACCTTGCCTCACTCCCCGGGTTGATTTAAAGAAGCCTGCCTATCCTCCATTAATTACCACTGAGAACCAACAATTTTCCACCACTTTTCTAATTAGGGCAACCCATACAGTGCTAAACCCAAAGCTGTTCAAGACTTCAAACATGAACCCCCATTCCAACCTGTCGTAAGCCTTAGCCATATCCAGCTTAAGTAGCACGTTACTACCCCTGGTGTCCCTGTTAATGTCCTGAACCACTTCTTGAACCAGAGCAATATGATCATGAATACACCTACCCTGCACAAAAGCTCCTTGCTCCTCGGAGATGATATTAGGCAGAACCAAAGCTATCCTACTTGAGATTATTTTAGCCATTATTTTATTAGCAAAATTGCATAAACATATAGGACAAAAATCCAAAATTACCTCCGGGTACTCCTTTTTGGGAATTAGCACCAGGTTTGCCGATGTGTAACCCCTCGGCAGCCTGCCTCCTATAAAAAAATCCCTCACTGCACGCCCAACGTCCTCTCCTACTATATCCCAGCATGCCATAAAGAAATGCCCTGTGAACCCATTAGGGCCTGGGGCACTATCACAAGACAACCCGAACACCGCCTTCCTAACCTCCTCCATAGGGGGAACCATCATTAGCATTTCATTGTCAGCATCCGTAACCAGTCTTGGAATAAGATCCAAAAGGTCCTCATCTCGTCGACGATTTTGGGCCATAAATAACCCTACAAAAAACCGGGCTGCCTCCCTCCCCACGTCCTCCTGCCCATGGACCCAAACACCATTCCCATCCTTAACTTTATCCACCCTTCCAATTCCCCTGCGAAAATTCACCATAGTGTGAAAGAATTTAGTATTACTCTCCCCCTCCTTAAGCCATTGCACCCTCGACTTTTGCCGCCAAAatatttcttcttgaagaagcaCCTCCTGCAACACTTTCTTGGATTCCAACAAGTTCCTCCTCGTCTCTTCAGTGGGGTTCTGCTCCGGTTCTATCTCCACTTTGCAAACACTGTCCTCCGCCGCCCTGGCATTTTGGTGGATATTGCCAAAGACTACTTTGTTCCAAGCCCTCAGCCGTGATTGAAGGCTCTTTAGCTTCAAGTAAAGAATCTGCAATGGAGTACCCTGTACCTGCTTCCCCCAACAAAGCCGAACACACTCCATAAAATCAGGGTGCGACAGCCACATCTGCTGGAACTTGAAAGAGGAAATTATTCCAGACGCCTGGGTCTTAAAATCCAAAAGAATTAGAGCATGGTCCGAGCATTCCCGACTGAGATGCTTCACAGAGCTGTAAGCAAAAGAGTTAACCCAAGTATCATTAAGAAAAAATCTATCCAGGCGTGCAAGAATCTTTCCACCCCCCTCCTGGTTATTTGACCATGTGAAGGCGTTCCCCTGATATCCTCCATCAACCAATGCAACCTGGTTTACAAAACTGCCGAACTCCTCCATAGAGACTGCGCATACATGCCTGCCCCCAACCTTCTCTGATGGATCAAGAATAGCATTGATGTCGCCACACACCGTCCAAGCCGTGTCCAATGGCACCTCCAGCCCTATCAATTCTGCCCACAGGGCACGACGCTCACTGGCCACACAGAGCGCATGTACAAAGGAAATCACCACAAAGCTGTCATTACCGCACCTACACCTCACCGTGGCAGCTTGCTCATGTCCTCTAACCAATTCCAGCTCCACCCCTTGCCACCAGAGCACCCTAATTCTATTGCCATTTTCATCACCATTAGACAGCACACCAGACATGCCCAGCTTTCTCATGATTCGGGTAGCCCTGCTGAAGGGGATTTTTGGTTCTGCAATACCCACCACATCAATATTTGAAGAAAGAATCAAAGACTTCAACCGTCTCAGCGAGGGCTTATTTCCTAGGCCCCTTATGTTCCAGAACAAGATAATCATAACAACGACACAGAGGCGTTCGACTCGGGTCCCCTGGACCTAGTGACTCTCCTGCTTTGCGTAGTGCCCACTGGTCCCTTCTTTCGATACTTCCGCTTCTTTGCTTGTGCTGCATCAACCCCGACTACATCAgttcctccctccccctccaccCGAGCAACCAGCGCCTGGAGTTTCCCATCGAATCCCCTACTGGCATTACGCAGCTCCTCAATCGATGCAAACCGATCCCTCTCCAAGCGTGCCTTAATGAGTACAAGGTCATCCACAGTGCTTTTAAAAAACCCAACTCCTTCGTTGCAGCCCTGCCCCACCACTTGCATGGCTGTGATCATCTTGCCTGGCGAGTCATTCCAGTTCTGGAAAATCTCCCCTTCCTCAGAGCCATCCTTCTCACTAGCCCCTTCCCAACGCCCAACATCCCTAGCTTCGATGCGCGCCCCACCTCCACCTGGAGCCACCTCCTTCTCCCTTCCACCTGTAATCAACTCCTTCCCCGCCACAACGCACTCCCCACACACACTTTCCCCACAGCCTGCGTGGCTGCACCAACCTCACTACAGCCACCATGCATCTCATCCACGTGACCCTGGCTAGGGTTTAATGCAGGCGCCCCACGCACACCTGCGCACAGCTGAGAACCTTCTTGAACCCCTGCATCTTGGACCGTGGCCAAAGCACCTTGCTGCCCCCCTTGCTCACCCGGACCTGCAGCCTTCACCACAGGATCAACGACCTGCAGATCTGCGCTAACCGAAGTGGTTCCTCAGAGCATCGAATTTCCTCTTCAGAAAAAAGATCGCAGGAGCCCCTAGATGGGAGGACGGGGCTTTCACCGGAAATTGAGGGGCAACCACCGTAGAATTCCTAGCCACCACCGTGGCAAAAGAAGGTGCCGCAGGAGGCCGCCGCGCCTCCGGCAGAGGCGGCTCCACCATAAACCCTAACGTAAAACCCTGAGAAGGGGCTGCTAACATGCACCTGCAGAACCCTCAAAAAACCCCCCCGCTAACATGCACCTCTGAGTGTGATCTTGGTTATGCATCATTAGATAGAGAAAAACGATTCGTGCAGCTCTCCaaccttctctttcctttagaattttttgtttaaaggtTTTTCAATTTAAAGGTTCATCAGTTTAAAAATGTATATTGTTGGTGGGAACCAAGAATTGTCAGTTTAGAATTATATATTAAGGACATATGTGCCATgatgtggtgtgtgttgtgtatatccgccattccatgATCCTAAAAGTCAATTAATCTTTtgagattggtgtgtggtttgtatgattacattttcataaaaaaataaaaaagattgcgTTGACTTAGTctcacatcgggtgtgtgttATGTATATCCACCATTcaacggtcctaaaagtcgattaaccttttgggattgacaTGTGGTTTAtatgattacactttcataaaaaataaaaaaaacaaaagacatgAGCCATGCCATGTAAGAATAACTCTatatttgaaaaacaaaaacccacggctccaaaaaatatataaaggtCTCTGTTCAACACAAATCACGTGCAAGTGGGAATTCATAAAATATTACACACAAACATGCTCGAAAGGCTTATCTACGTATTAGGCCTTTTCCAACCTACCCCAATCATAAGACAACATGCTAACGTTTCCAGCCTTCTAGTTGAAAACAGCTTTGCACATAAATTTGGAAATCAGATTCGCTTCCACCGATCCGCATCTGATCGCTAGCTTAGAATTATATAAGGATATGTGCAACATGCAGCCATGTAACAAGTATCTTAtacagatctctctctctctctctgtacatatatatatatatatgcttgtaATAAGCTTATGTGTTGGTCATTATTGAGTTGGTAAACTTAGAAGAGGAGGTTTCGATCATTTGTTGGTAAGTAAAACCAGACATAGAAGATATGGGTCATTTAGAAGATTACATGCCAACGATGGCCATGGTGTTACTGCAGTTTACCTATGCAGGTCTACATCTCTTCACCAGAGCTGCCCTTTTGGAGGGAATGAGTCCCAAGGTTTTTGTTGTTTACAGGCAAGCAATAGCTACTTTGGTCATAGCACCTGTAGCTTATTTCTCTAACAGGTGGGTGggtctctccctctttctctctctctccaacctcTCTCTCGTCCCAAATCtgaattgtttttgttttgttggcaGGAAAAAGACAAACAGGAGTTCTATGGGATTGagaagcttttctttgatttttattgcTTCTCTTATTGGGTATGTTTGTACAGGAATCTATAACATTCAAGTTTTAATTGGTTTTTTTAATTTGTGGTTTTGGATCTTCTATGTTGTGATTAATTTGGATGGTTGGTGTTGTTTTGGGTTTATTAACAGTGTGGCAATCTATCAGAACATATTTTTTGAAGGTCTTTATCTGGCCTCACCATCAACAGGAAGTGCCATGTCAAATCTGCTTCCCGGAATCACATATCTGATGGCAACTGTTGTAGGGTAATTAATTAGTCCATCAAAACCCATCCATGCATATATGCATCCCCTAATACATACATAACTTATAGTTAGTAACTAACTCATTGTTATGCATGTTCTATAAACTGATCAGATTAGAGAAACTGAATATTAGAAGCCTGAGAAGCATGGCTAAGGCAGTAGGGACAGCAGTCTGTGTTGGTG harbors:
- the LOC122659132 gene encoding uncharacterized protein LOC122659132, with translation MLAAPSQGFTLGFMVEPPLPEARRPPAAPSFATVVARNSTVVAPQFPVKAPSSHLGAPAIFFLKRKFDALRNHFGCGESVCGECVVAGKELITGGREKEVAPGGGGARIEARDVGRWEGASEKDGSEEGEIFQNWNDSPGKMITAMQVVGQGCNEGVGFFKSTVDDLVLIKARLERDRFASIEELRNASRGFDGKLQALVARVEGEGGTDVVGVDAAQAKKRKGLGNKPSLRRLKSLILSSNIDVVGIAEPKIPFSRATRIMRKLGMSGVLSNGDENGNRIRVLWWQGVELELVRGHEQAATVRCRCGNDSFVVISFVHALCVASERRALWAELIGLEVPLDTAWTVCGDINAILDPSEKVGGRHVCAVSMEEFGSFVNQVALVDGGYQGNAFTWSNNQEGGGKILARLDRFFLNDTWVNSFAYSSVKHLSRECSDHALILLDFKTQASGIISSFKFQQMWLSHPDFMECVRLCWGKQVQGTPLQILYLKLKSLQSRLRAWNKVVFGNIHQNARAAEDSVCKVEIEPEQNPTEETRRNLLESKKVLQEVLLQEEIFWRQKSRVQWLKEGESNTKFFHTMVNFRRGIGRVDKVKDGNGVWVHGQEDVGREAARFFVGLFMAQNRRRDEDLLDLIPRLVTDADNEMLMMVPPMEEVRKAVFGLSCDSAPGPNGFTGHFFMACWDIVGEDVGRAVRDFFIGGRLPRGYTSANLVLIPKKEYPEVILDFCPICLCNFANKIMAKIISSRIALVLPNIISEEQGAFVQGRCIHDHIALVQEVVQDINRDTRGSNVLLKLDMAKAYDREEEEFGCFVNNAGLLDAGYEEEQGAFVRGRCIHDNIALGQEVVQDLNRKTRGGNVILKPEMAKAYNRMEWSFLYLVLERYEVSSRQLVNRQKSCFIMSHKTSEARVRMVGSTTGFVRRSLPLIYLGVPLFTGRVRVSFFDELLGTVRSKIVGWQGRLLSAGGHVTLLRHVLPSMPIHVIASVDLPRAIINKFFGICADFLWGNSDWGK